Within the Syntrophorhabdus sp. genome, the region CGTGCGGGGCAGGGTCGACGAGTCCGGGGTGGGCATGGATTTCCAGAAGGCGCTGAAACAGCAGGACCTGATAGACGTTATCAACAAGGCGTTCTCCCCTGATTCTTCCCAGTACACGATCATCTCCGAAGAGGTGGTCCTCGCAGGGGAGACCCCGAAGACCTTAATGGTCAACGTTGCGGGAGTGCGCGACGAGAGAGGCGAGAACCTCGGCGTCGTCTGCACATTCCGCGATATCTCCCGCCTCAAGGAGGTCGAGGAGATAAAGTCCCAGTTCGTGAGGATGGTGGCGCACGAGATACGGGCGCCGCTGGGGGCGATCGAAGGGTATCTCAATGCCTATCTCACGGGAGTGGCGGGTACGGACCCCCAGTTCAACCGGCAGATGCTGGAGCGGGCAAAGCTGAGGGCAAGGTCGCTCATGGACCTCGTCAACGACCTCCTGCTATTCGCGAAGCTGGAATCGACGAAGGTGGTAAGAAAGAAAGAGCTTCTGGACATCACGGAGATCATCCAGAGCACCGTGGAGCTCTTCAGGGTTCAGGGTTCGACGAAGGACGTGTCGTTCTCTGTCGAGATACCCGAAAAGCTGCCGCTCATCGAGGCCGACAGGTCCGAAATGGAGCAGCTCTTCACGAACCTCGTGTCCAACGCCATGAAGTACAATGTCAAGAACGGCAAGGTCACGGTCAGGGCCATGCCGGAGCCCCATTATCTCAGCATTAGCGTGAGCGACACGGGCATCGGCATCGAGGAGGATTGTCTCTCCTGCATCTTTGACGAGTTCTACAGGGTGCAGGGACCGAACACGCGCTATACGACCGGCACCGGATTGGGGCTGTCCATCGTGAAAAGGATAGTGGAATCCCACTTCGGGCGCATCGAGGTAGAAAGCAAGGTCGGGAAAGGAACGGTCTTCACCGTCAGGCTGCCGCTCAAGCAGGTGAACGACAAGTAATTGTTTTGATAGAATTAAACTTTTAAAAAGGAGACGTTATGGCTACCAAGAAAGCATCCAAAACCAACCAGATCCTGGAGAAGAAAATTCTTGCTCCTTCGATCACCATGTACAAGCTGTATGTCCCGGACATCGCCAGGAAAGTGAAGGCCGGCCAGTTCGTCGTCGTCCGCGGCGACGACATGGGCGAGCGTATACCGCTCACCGTTGCGGACTATGACGCCAAGAAGGGTACCATCACCATCATTTTCCAGGAAGTCGGCACATCCACCCAGAAGCTCGCGAAGTTCGAGGCGGGCATGGCCCTTCTCGACGTCGTCGGCCCCCTCGGGAAACCGAGCCACATCGAGAAGTTCGGCACCGTTGTCTGCGTGGGCGGCGGCGTGGGCGTGGCCCCCGTTCTGCCCATCGCCAAGGCCCTCAAAGAGGCAGGCAACGAGGTCATCTCGATCATCGGTGCCCGCACGCAGAGCATGCTTATCCTCGAGGAAGAGATGAAGAAGGCGAGCACCACCGTGCACGTCACAACCGATGACGGTTCTTATGGACACCACGGCTTCGTCACCGACGTACTGAAGAAGATCATCGAAGAGCGCGGCGCCGACAAGATCGCCCTCGTCGTGGGCATCGGCCCCGTCATCATGATGAAGGCCG harbors:
- a CDS encoding response regulator, whose translation is MAESVTILVVDDEKGIREGCRRILASEGYGVDVAENGKMALEMVKGKPYDLILVDLMMPVMGGLELMEHVRQIDPGIILVVITGFATVETAVDAMKHGAYDYIPKPFNPDQLMAVIGRGLDKRRLTIETEKLREERDQRLLEVASEKSKLHTIVNSMADGILVINREHQLVLWNPAVLKMLNVRGRVDESGVGMDFQKALKQQDLIDVINKAFSPDSSQYTIISEEVVLAGETPKTLMVNVAGVRDERGENLGVVCTFRDISRLKEVEEIKSQFVRMVAHEIRAPLGAIEGYLNAYLTGVAGTDPQFNRQMLERAKLRARSLMDLVNDLLLFAKLESTKVVRKKELLDITEIIQSTVELFRVQGSTKDVSFSVEIPEKLPLIEADRSEMEQLFTNLVSNAMKYNVKNGKVTVRAMPEPHYLSISVSDTGIGIEEDCLSCIFDEFYRVQGPNTRYTTGTGLGLSIVKRIVESHFGRIEVESKVGKGTVFTVRLPLKQVNDK